A segment of the Cellvibrio sp. KY-YJ-3 genome:
CGGCGAAGGCTGTAATGGGGTGGCCGCATCAAAATGAGCAACAAACGGGGTTACTGCAGTACCGGCACGCGTATGCGATTGAGGCAGAGAGCCTAACAACTGAATATGACGAGCAGGTAAACCAATTTCTTCACGAACCTCCCGCTGGGCGGTAACCAAAAGATTGTCATCGCCCGGCTCCCACATACCACCGGGAAAACAGACCTCACCGGGGTGCTGACGTAAATGTGCAGCACGCTTGGTAAATAAAATGGAGGGATTGTCGCCGCGGCTAATCAGCACCAGCACCGCTGCTTGAGGCGTATTGACTGGATCCA
Coding sequences within it:
- a CDS encoding CoA pyrophosphatase encodes the protein MTSWLFDGLAQQLTNTPLDPVNTPQAAVLVLISRGDNPSILFTKRAAHLRQHPGEVCFPGGMWEPGDDNLLVTAQREVREEIGLPARHIQLLGSLPQSHTRAGTAVTPFVAHFDAATPLQPSPDELDGIFMVPIADFRSGLQVREDCFVRHGRTLRVPVYHYQGYEIWGFTAAITAQLLLLIDRALR